The following are from one region of the Coffea eugenioides isolate CCC68of unplaced genomic scaffold, Ceug_1.0 ScVebR1_1507;HRSCAF=2369, whole genome shotgun sequence genome:
- the LOC113755470 gene encoding uncharacterized protein LOC113755470: protein MVPPPTYPYGMPAWYNPQAVCAYHSGAPGHSTVDCKALKHRIQDMIEAREIVIRKKEAQGTNINRNPLPEHANTIGVILDDAEYEEQVQKLAREAEVFGVTDQPFIMEVPFEEDKRPFILDLTLAESKALEPVVIEFPEQEPVLSLQRVPWNYDEPVIQIGEKSIAKEEVSVVTRSGRIASPFGATVPIQVNNPELPAKPTVTEKEALDFLKRLQRSEYIVVEKLSKSPAQISMLDLLFSSDMHRDALLEMLTKAQIPKDISVANFSHVVGSVLFTKQITFSDDELPAKGIGHNKALYIAVSCNGKILPKVLIDNGSALNICPWSTLEKLGLQDIKLRPSGTIVRGFDGARREPIGEVDLVIEMGPAQFQIACQVMHFPSVYNVLVGRPWIHKSGAVPSSLHQLLKFIVNDKLITIFAEEDCLVIADSGSKEDGSRSAIVTPHSTADIVSVSWITKEERALSKASVMMAKEMIRGGYEFDKGLGRDLQGILKPVKIVEKKDSFGLGFRPTARDIKEMKECKRAEKEGRPRALDIPPLHYTFPRPTEVITSEINPVDGIETSLAQLFVGATFEDSFPAEAEFPDVPEGSISNWTAEFLPIRKEFR, encoded by the coding sequence atggtaccccctcctacctatCCATATGGCATGCCCGCTTGGTATAACCCAcaagctgtctgtgcttatcattcaggggcaCCCGGACATTCGACTGTTGATTGCAAGGCTCTTAAGCATAgaattcaagatatgattgaagcCAGAGAGATTGTAATTAGGAAAAAGGAGGCACAAGGGACGAATATAAATAGGAACCCCTTGCCTGAACACGCTAATACCATTGGGGTCATTCTGGACGACGCAGAGTATGAGGAGCAAGTCCAGAAATTGGCAAGGGAAGCTGAGgtgtttggggtcacagaccaaccATTTATAATGGAGGTGCCATTTGAGGAGGATAAAAGaccttttattttggatctcaCTCTAGCTGAGAGCAAGGCTTTGGAGCCAGTGGTCATCGAATTCCCAGAGCAGGAGCCTGTTTTGAGTTTGCAGCGAGTGCCGTGGAACTACGATGAACCTGTCATACAAATTGGAGAAAAGTCAATTGCCAAAGAAGAGGTGTCAGTGGTCACCAGATCTGGGAGGATTGCAAGTCCGTTTGGAGCTACCGTTCCGATTCAAGTAAATAACCCCGAGCTGCCTGCTAAACCAACAGTTACTGAGAAGGAAgccttggattttcttaaaaggctccaAAGAAGTGAATATATTGTAGTCGAGAAGCTAAGCAAGTCGCCCGCCCAAATATCCATGTTGGATCTGCTCTTTTCTTCGGATATGCATAGGGATGCGTTGCTCGAAATGCTGAccaaagctcaaatccctaaggACATTTCGGTTGCTAATTTCTCACATGTGGTTGGGAGTGtgttatttacaaaacaaattacTTTCTCTGATGATGAATTACCGGCAaaaggcattggacataacaaggctCTGTACATAGCTGTGAGTTGCAACGGGAAAATTTTGCCAAAGGTGTTGATTGACAATGGATCTGCGCTTAATATCTGCCCTTGGAGTACCTTGGAAAAGCTAGGGTTGCAAGATATCAAGCTGAGGCCCTCAGGGACCATAGTtagaggttttgatggagcacgAAGGGAACCTATAGGAGAAGTGGATTTAGTCATCGAGATGGGGCCCGCACAGTTTCAGATAGCTTGCCAAGTCATGCATTTTCCTAGTGTTTATAATGTTTTGGTTGGAAGGCCGTGGATTCATAAGTCCGGAGCTGTGCCTTCTTCATTGCATCAATTGTTGAAATTCATAGTAAATGACAAATTGATAACTATCTTTGCCGAGGAGGATTGCCTCGTGATTGCTGATTCTGGGTCCAAAGAAGATGGTAGCCGAAGCGCCATAGTAACCCCTCATAGCACAGCTGATATCGTCTCCGTAAGTTGGATAACAAAAGAGGAACGAGCTTTGTCAaaggccagtgtcatgatggctaaggaaatgatcCGCGGAGGATATGAGTTTGATAAAGGGCTGGGACGTGATCTGCAAGGAATTCTGAAGCCAGTGAAAATTGTGGAGAAAAAGGATTCATtcggtttgggtttccgaccaacCGCTAGAGACatcaaagaaatgaaggaatGCAAGAGAGCAGAGAAAGAAGGCAGGCCAAGGGCCCTTGATATTCCACCACTGCATTATACTTTTCCACGACCGACCGAGGTGATCACATCAGAGATTAACCCAGTTGACGGAATCGAAActagtttggcccaattgttcgttggggcgACATTTGAAGACAGTTTCCCAGCTGAGGCCGAGTTTCCCGACGTCCCTGAAGGATCCATttccaattggacagccgagttTCTGCCCAttcggaaggagtttcggtaa